In Bordetella holmesii ATCC 51541, the following proteins share a genomic window:
- a CDS encoding amidohydrolase family protein codes for MNDRLSRVQASRSAAVKATLDYPVIDTDVHVNDYAPILEDYVQHYGGAKLVDALRRALGARFATKSQGRDWYAQTAEERQYNRTPRAPWWARVTRNTLDLATYTLPELLYERLAEQGSDYSVLFPNDVLAPLAARDDTRQALHRAINHFHADQYRKYADRLTPVAGIPMSTPQEAIEELEFAVKTLGLKVINIPGGVKRPIKAIADKYPASDYPEIAKHAHYTDFYGIDSEYDYDPFWAKVVELGVPVTTHYGSQGWTGRQSISNYMFNHIGHFADGSQAFAKALFFGGVTRRFPGLRVGLLEGGADWGSHVYTHLVDRWEKRNRVAVQNYNPAHADLALLKNLFERYGADFIKGRDIDPAQLLRDSLGISALPHSRDPNPDELDDFALAGIESVEDIRARWVDSFYFGSEADDRTVAAAFNDRVNPLGTKINAIWSSDVGHWDVPDLTEPLAESWDLVEQGVISAADFKAFVFGNPYRFYTEANPAFFVGTEVERKLASQAKAA; via the coding sequence ATGAACGACCGTCTCAGCCGCGTCCAAGCCTCGCGATCCGCCGCCGTCAAAGCCACGCTGGACTACCCGGTGATCGACACCGATGTCCACGTCAACGACTACGCGCCCATTCTGGAAGACTACGTGCAGCACTATGGCGGCGCCAAACTGGTGGACGCACTGCGCCGTGCGCTGGGCGCGCGCTTTGCGACAAAATCGCAAGGCCGAGACTGGTATGCGCAAACGGCCGAAGAGCGTCAGTACAACCGCACGCCGCGCGCGCCATGGTGGGCACGCGTCACGCGCAATACCCTGGATCTGGCGACCTACACGCTTCCCGAACTGCTCTACGAGCGCCTGGCGGAACAGGGCTCGGATTACTCCGTCCTGTTTCCCAATGATGTGCTGGCGCCCTTGGCCGCGCGTGACGATACGCGTCAGGCACTGCACCGCGCCATAAATCACTTTCACGCCGACCAGTACCGCAAGTACGCCGATCGCCTCACGCCGGTGGCGGGCATTCCGATGAGCACCCCGCAAGAGGCCATCGAGGAGCTGGAGTTCGCGGTCAAGACCCTGGGCCTGAAGGTCATCAATATCCCGGGTGGCGTCAAACGCCCCATCAAGGCCATTGCCGACAAATATCCCGCCAGCGATTACCCCGAGATTGCCAAACACGCCCACTACACCGACTTCTACGGCATCGACAGCGAGTATGACTACGACCCGTTCTGGGCCAAGGTCGTCGAGCTGGGTGTGCCGGTGACCACGCACTACGGCAGCCAGGGGTGGACGGGACGCCAGTCCATCAGCAACTACATGTTCAACCACATCGGGCATTTCGCCGATGGCTCGCAGGCCTTTGCCAAGGCGCTGTTCTTCGGCGGCGTCACGCGTCGTTTTCCCGGCCTGCGCGTCGGCCTGCTCGAAGGCGGCGCGGACTGGGGCTCGCATGTGTATACGCACCTGGTCGACCGCTGGGAAAAACGCAATCGGGTCGCCGTGCAGAACTACAACCCGGCCCATGCCGACCTGGCGCTGCTGAAAAACCTGTTCGAGCGCTACGGGGCCGATTTCATCAAGGGCCGCGACATCGATCCGGCCCAACTGCTGCGCGACAGCCTGGGTATCTCCGCACTGCCCCACAGCCGCGATCCCAACCCCGACGAACTCGACGACTTCGCACTGGCAGGCATTGAAAGCGTCGAGGACATCCGTGCGCGCTGGGTCGACAGTTTCTATTTTGGCTCAGAGGCCGACGATCGTACCGTGGCCGCCGCGTTCAACGACCGCGTCAATCCGCTGGGTACAAAAATCAACGCCATCTGGTCATCGGACGTCGGCCACTGGGATGTGCCGGATCTGACCGAACCGTTGGCAGAGAGCTGGGACCTGGTCGAACAAGGCGTCATCAGCGCCGCCGACTTCAAGGCCTTTGTCTTTGGCAACCCCTACCGCTTCTACACCGAAGCCAACCCCGCGTTCTTCGTGGGCACCGAAGTCGAACGCAAGCTCGCCTCGCAAGCAAAAGCCGCCTGA